The Lucilia cuprina isolate Lc7/37 chromosome 5, ASM2204524v1, whole genome shotgun sequence genome includes a window with the following:
- the LOC111683490 gene encoding kxDL motif-containing protein CG10681 encodes MSNEISYQPNDTLHNDDVTQDVTPESEFSMDGFNNYTAGEAFIQGLAGLVNQSDVETMIRAQKQMLQRFEKTNEMLLNCNALSQSRLKQANDDFKRHCKVLADMKKDLDYIFRKIRSIKQKLSHQYPIAYAEAQPQRSSLAEEAEDETEVRKVSSSIVSKNNDSPAPTCSKKQNETDKPSSSTTTTVEYVQMEEAVDNGKPIENELIKRVCSIETTNPNDSSDCTSEDTG; translated from the exons atgagTAATGAAATCTCTTACCAACCGAACGACACTTTACACAATGATGATGTCACACAGGACGTAACACCAGAAAGTGAATTTAGCATGGATGGATTCAACAACTATACAGCTGGTGAAGCTTTTATACAAGGATTAGCTGGATTAGTTAATCAAAGTGATGTTGAAACTATGATAAGAGCTCAAAAACAAAT GTTGCAGCGTTTTGAGAAAACCAATGAAATGCTTTTAAATTGTAATGCCTTGTCACAAAGTCGTTTAAAACAGGCTAACGATGATTTTAAAAGACACTGTAAGGTATTGGCCGATATGAAAAAGGATTTAGATTATATATTTCGAAAGATACGTtccattaaacaaaaactaagcCATCAATATCCCATAGCTTATGCCGAGGCCCAGCCACAGAGAAGCAGTTTAGCTGAGGAGGCTGAAGATGAAACCGAGGTTAGAAAAGTCTCTTCTTCTATTGTTAGTAAAAACAACGACTCCCCTGCTCCAACATGTtcgaaaaaacaaaatgaaacggATAAACCCAGCTCTTCCACCACCACCACGGTCGAGTATGTGCAAATGGAAGAGGCGGTCGATAATGGCAAACCCATAGAGAATGAACTTATTAAGAGAGTTTGTTCGATAGAGACCACAAATCCCAATGATTCATCTGATTGCACTTCTGAGGATACCGGTTag
- the LOC111683483 gene encoding citron rho-interacting kinase, giving the protein MAQLRDAISVRTTRLNNVLLGGGRSYGVSAALAETMTRESLLDAFNLLYHECDKETLRKRDKNIAEFVNKYRSIMEETNRLRVNVEDFSVRTLIGKGYFGNVHLVVERLTGDVYAMKKIKKSVVTTSQVKEERDIMSKRCSEWITNLQYAFQDNEHLYLVMEYLPGGDLLSLMSRHGPFDEPWTRFYLAELTLAIHALHEMGYVHRDIKPENILIDRFGHIKLADFGNAAALDRDGHVFSLSPVGTPDYIAPELLQTISTYKLTKNMHDVSCDYWSMGIIGYELICEITPFHEDNVHETYSKILSHCEESSLKELISYPQDLKVSNNYKHLIESLVTNPSKRLNYEAIRKHPFFENIKWENLRSEVPPIIPKLQGNDDTSNFEDVQRKKTKVAGPNAKKSLTTMMGSNEFCGKDLPFIGYSFVHMERNEVEAGAIEDARFTKVNNKLKELQQKHKERLGEITQLKHELLRAELTAKQSNTQSKILQDTKDEITKMKNIIKDKNLEVANCRTQIKTLQSSLKIEQEMWEKKEATITDLLRMNRQKYEDAKNATESRYEKRIAEKKAEINAINKKLDEREAELTAKVEECAHLQEKMENYKEMLKQQKEQAQRDLEEFEKNKTHLIDIYEQKLIELRNKLRHEKDHKSRLTMELRDVRSELDDSIICTKSTEEAKQATAKTTDEIIKRLNEEIKANNELHKQNTEYQQKYSEMQKQMETLQQDVNRLERELQVAECSKNLAESNLVNQTSPYETAPGSLTDIRVIEEQLRADLETAKENENTQKARADKLQDIVAKLEEMLERFNEQSLSPTKPLPAPRNGGGGGHGHQIQSVGDMLEKQNEKLEDKLAAVREQMIVERQSARSANLALWKAEKQLEEVLAEKKMTQRRMELTEERIKKMQAEKEEAIRLGKLTEEAKKQKEERIEEMKQEIKALKADIQKEHRMWERAEQERMKCKSEIIEHISNCKKMEEKLSEVRQKLQQCQKKCDKLDVENKTLIKDINEEKDRHSNTIDQCSALQIQLKNLQDNYERLKYACTVTDTQLTEVETMLEKEQKCNKSQQEKLDQLYAAARKKDELQAQLKKQLAEEQLQKQANETKISDLTSELQECRSSLEELQRKFSNQQQYAMEQTTNLFITQEKVEVLQNENQNIQAVNDNHQRELLLLKEENARILSELFIAKEECQQLQQNLKDVYGQNNELQSEVQDLKRQQEEKENFYLQRDIKSEATLAQHKKLIDYLQLKVEDLTQKKKKTLADKLFGTNNSSNSSKKENMGPSSIESSILYRTLHEELKREKLKSKSLQEQLDKLQEKQNSLTMRSPLKSKENQAEQKTRTLTKSPKKQEENRISLTTANTTSPKKNNLDIDEVEGSAKHLQAHHRFELALQETNIDAVNCLACKNPIISGAAFWKCRECKNAAHRKCRSDVKQACGDVGAILAAFASEPAAECLESLGMVATAPLETDLDAESVGKFSYEGKLDENDEGTSCNDSLTLANKKYQGSLVFSVPQNYTEDTLEVACAYEMEENKILLLGCNTGLYALHLEQQKLVHIAGVDAVSCIAISQPLAKVIMVGSNGESLYQCDLRHLQSRCQASACLRPALEASVLDLPFANRTSTEKWKLVQISQESEQPLDTVAIASTSTRIVILKYDVKQQKFKPVRALDTATPVSSIFYTRHTAIVASDKFFEIDLSTYGAEEFVDVADQSLSHTQNCQPVIALRISKQELLLCFMECGVFVDEYGCRSRPYDLNWEYTPCGFMYRAPFLYVAHFQSVQIIRLHRSYTNEMMTAAGGGAAQKDLDADVDDTNSGGPQLKRSYIPFYMPTLLNESGKFNAFMLAIQKTTGLQEIYHLDALQTFRQQHNESIDTISSIATSVTLDSMATTTE; this is encoded by the exons atggcACAATTACGTGATGCTATAAGTGTAAGAACCACACGTTTGAACAATGTTTTACTGg gagGAGGACGCAGTTATGGTGTTAGTGCTGCTTTAGCGGAAACCATGACTCGTGAGTCATTACTGGATGCCTTTAATTTACTATACCATGAATGTGACAAGGAAACGCTGCGCAAGCGTGATAAAAATATTGCAGAATTTGTCAACAAAT ATCGCAGTATTATGGAAGAAACTAATCGTTTGCGTGTCAATGTGGAAGATTTTAGTGTACGCACCTTGATCGGTAAGGGTTACTTTGGAAATGTTCATTTAGTAGTGGAACGTCTTACAGGCGATGTTTATGCTATGAAAAAGATTAAGAAGTCGGTGGTTACCACTTCACAAGTTAAAGAAGAAAGAGATATTATGTCCAAAAGATGCTCGGAATGGATAACTAATTTACAATATGCTTTTCAG gATAATGAGCATTTGTATTTGGTTATGGAATATTTGCCTGGTGGTGATCTATTAAGTTTAATGTCTAGACACGGTCCTTTCGATGAGCCTTGGACGCGTTTCTATTTGGCGGAATTGACCTTAGCCATACATGCTCTTCATGAAATGGGCTATGTTCATCGTGACATTAAACCCGAGAACATACTTATAGATCGTTTTGGTCATATTAAGCTGGCGGATTTTGGAAATGCTGCCGCCCTAGATCGTGATGGTCATGTATTTAGTCTATCACCGGTTGGCACACCCGACTATATAGCCCCGGAGTTGTTACAAACGATTTCAACGTATAAGTTGACTAAAAATATGCATGAT GTAAGTTGCGACTATTGGTCTATGGGCATAATTGGCTATGAACTAATTTGTGAAATAACACCTTTTCACGAAGACAATGTTCACGAAACCTATTCAAAAATTCTTAGTCACTGTGAGGAAAGCAGTCTCAAAGAGTTAATTTCATATCCTCAGGATCTCAAAGTatcaaataattataaacatcTTATTGAGTCTCTGGTAACAAATCCCTCAAAGCGCTTAAACTACGAAGCTATACGTAAACATcccttttttgaaaatatcaaaTGGGAAAATTTGCGCTCAGAAGTTCCTCCTATTATACCGAAATTACAAGGTAACGATGATACGTCTAATTTTGAGGATGTACAacgtaaaaaaactaaagtggCTGGTCCAAATGCTAAGAAATCTCTAACAACCATGATGGGTTCAAATGAGTTTTGTGGTAAAGATTTACCATTTATTGGTTATAGTTTTGTTCACATGGAAAGAAATGAAGTTGAGGCCGGCGCTATTGAGGATGCCAGATTTACGAAAGTGAATAACAAGTTAAAGGAGTTGCAACAGAAGCACAAAGAACGTTTGGGAGAAATAACACAGTTAAAGCATGAACTTTTACGTGCCGAACTGACTGCAAAACAATCGAATACTCAATCGAAAATATTGCAGGATACCAAAGATGAAatcacaaaaatgaaaaatatcattaaagaTAAAAACCTTGAAGTGGCCAATTGTCGTACacaaattaaaactttacaGAGTTCATTGAAAATTGAACAGGAAATGTGGGAAAAGAAAGAAGCCACCATAACCGATCTATTGCGTATGAATCGTCAAAAGTATGAGGATGCAAAGAATGCTACAGAATCTCGTTATGAAAAACGCATAGCTGAAAAGAAGGCGGAAATAAATGCCATCAATAAAAAGTTAGACGAACGTGAGGCGGAACTTACGGCCAAGGTTGAGGAATGTGCTCACTTACAGGAGAAAATggaaaattacaaagaaatgcttaaacaacaaaaagaacagGCCCAACGAGATCTAGAAGAGTTCGAAAAGAATAAAACCCATTTGATTGATATCTATGAGCAAAAATTAATCGAATTGCGCAATAAGTTGAGGCATGAAAAGGACCATAAGTCACGTTTGACTATGGAACTGAGAGATGTCAGAAGTGAGTTGGACGATAGTATTATATGCACCAAATCCACGGAAGAGGCTAAACAGGCAACAGCCAAAACAACTGATGAAATAATTAAACGTTTGAATGAAGAAATTAAAGCCAACAATGAATTGCATAAACAAAATACAGAATATCAACAAAAATACTcagaaatgcaaaaacaaatggAAACACTGCAGCAGGATGTAAATCGTTTAGAAAGAGAATTACAA GTGGCTGAATGTAGTAAAAATTTAGCCGAAAGCAATTTAGTTAACCAAACTTCACCCTATGAAACAGCCCCCGGCTCTCTAACAGACATACGAGTTATTGAAGAACAATTACGTGCAGATTTGGAGACAGCCAAAGAAAACGAAAATACACAAAAGGCCCGAGCAGATAAGTTACAAGATATTGTGGCGAAATTAGAAGAAATGTTGGAACGTTTTAACGAACAAAGTCTTTCACCCACTAAACCATTACCAGCTCCCCGtaatggtggtggtggtggtcaTGGCCATCAAATACAGTCTGTGGGTGATATgttggaaaaacaaaatgaaaaacttgaAGATAAACTGGCAGCTGTACGTGAACAAATGATTGTTGAAAGACAATCGGCCCGTTCTGCCAATTTAGCTTTATGGAAGGCTGAAAAACAACTCGAAGAGGTGTTGGCCGAAAAGAAAATGACCCAGAGACGGATGGAATTGACAGAGGAGCGGATTAAGAAAATGCAAgcagaaaaagaagaagccATACGTTTGGGTAAACTAACGGAAGAAGCTAAAAAGCAGAAGGAAGAAAGAATTGAGGAAATGAAACAGGAAATTAAGGCTTTAAAGGCGGATATACAAAAGGAACATCGTATGTGGGAAAGAGCTGAACAGGAGCGCATGAAATGTAAATCTGAG ATTATTGAACACATttcaaattgcaaaaaaatggaGGAAAAATTAAGCGAAGTCCGACAAAAACTACAACAGTGTCAAAAAAAATGCGATAAACTCGATGTGGAAAATAAAACTCTTATTAAAGACATTAACGAGGAAAAAGATCGCCATTCAAACACTATCGATCAGTGTTCAGCATTGcaaatacaattgaaaaatcTACAAGACAATTACGAACGTTTAAAATATGCTTGTACCGTAACCGATACACAATTAACTGAGGTGGAAACTATGTTGGAAAAGGaacaaaaatgcaataaatCGCAACAGGAAAAACTGGATCAATTGTATGCTGCTGCCCGTAAAAAGGATGAATTGCAGGCTCAGCTCAAGAAACAATTGGCCGAAGAACAATTGCAAAAACAAGCTAACgaaacaaaaatttcagatttaacTAGCGAACTGCAAGAATGCCGTTCCAGCTTAGAGGAACTACAACGAAAATTCTCTAACCAACAACAATACGCCATggaacaaacaacaaatttgtttataacacaAGAAAAAGTGGAAGTTTTACAGaatgaaaatcaaaatatacaAGCAGTTAATGATAATCATCAGCGTGAGCTATTActgttaaaagaagaaaatgcaCGTATTTTATCGGAACTCTTTATTGCCAAAGAGGAGTGTCAACAATTGCAACAAAATCTCAAAGATGTTTATGGTCAAAATAATGAATTGCAAAGTGAGGTACAAGATCTCAAGAGACAACAAGAGGAAaaggaaaacttttatttacaaagagaCATTAAATCCGAAGCTACCTTAGCTcagcataaaaaattaatagattaTCTACAATTAAAGGTAGAGGATTTaacacaaaagaaaaagaaaactttggcAGATAAACTATTTGGCACTAACAATTCTTCAAACTCTAGTAAAAAGGAGAATATGGGACCTTCTTCGATAGAATCTTCAATACTTTATCGCACTTTACATGAGGAATTGAAAAGGGAAAAACTCAAATCAAAATCCTTGCAAGAGCAATTAGataaattacaagaaaaacaaaattcgcTTACAATGAGATCACCTCTGAAAAGTAAGGAGAATCAGGCTGAGCAAAAAACACGAACCCTTACAAAATCTCccaaaaaacaagaagaaaatagAATTTCTCTAACAACAGCTAATACAACATCACCAAAGAAAAATAACCTTGACATAGATGAAGTTGAAGGAAGTGCCAAACATTTGCAAGCTCATCATCGTTTTGAATTGGCTTTACAAGAAACTAATATAGATGCTGTTAATTGCTTAGCTTGCAAAAATCCCATTATTTCGGGAGCAGCCTTTTGGAAATGCCGAGAATGCAAGAATGCGGCACATCGTAAGTGTCGTAGTGATGTGAAACAAGCTTGTGGTGATGTAGGTGCCATTTTGGCAGCTTTTGCTAGTGAACCGGCAGCGGAATGTTTGGAATCTTTAGGCATGGTAGCCACAGCTCCTTTAGAAACCGATTTAGATGCTGAATCTGTTGGAAAATTTTCATATGAAGGTAAATTAGATGAAAACGATGAGGGTACAAGTTGTAATGATTCTTTGACGCTTGCTAACAAAAAGTACCAGGGATCATTGGTATTTTCGGTACCACAAAATTATACCGAAGACACTTTAGAAGTTGCCTGTGCCTATGAGatggaagaaaataaaattcttttacttGGCTGTAATACAGGTCTGTATGCTTTGCATTTGGAACAGCAAAAATTAGTGCATATTGCTGGTGTTGATGCTGTCAGTTGTATAGCTATTTCTCAGCCTTTGGCTAAGGTTATAATGGTGGGCTCAAATGGAGAATCCTTGTACCAATGTGATCTTAGACACTTACAATCACGCTGCCAAGCCAGTGCTTGTTTAAGACCAGCTTTAGAGGCTTCAGTTTTGGATCTTCCGTTTGCCAATAGAACTTCTACTGAAAAATGGAAACTTGTCCAAATATCACAAGAAAGTGAACAGCCTTTAGACACCGTGGCCATTGCCTCTACCTCTACACGTATTGTCATTCTCAAGTACGATGTAAAACAACAGAAATTTAAACCAGTTCGTGCATTGGATACTGCTACTCCTGTATCTTCTATATTCTATACACGTCACACGGCTATTGTAGCTTCagataaatttttcgaaatcgaTCTTTCGACTTATGGAGCTGAAGAATTTGTAGATGTTGCCGATCAATCGCTATCGCACACACAAAATTGTCAACCGGTGATAGCCTTGCGTATATCGAAACAAGAACTGCTTTTGTGTTTTATGGAATGTGGGGTGTTTGTGGATGAATATGGTTGTCGATCACGGCCCTACGACCTTAATTGGGAATATACTCCTTGTGGTTTTATGTATCGTGCCCCATTTCTTTATGTGGCCCATTTCCAATCTGTTCAAATTATACGTTTACATCGTTCATACACCAATGAAATGATGACTGCAGCCGGTGGTGGTGCCGCCCAAAAAGACTTGGATGCCGATGTCGATGATACAAACAGCGGCGGGCCACAATTGAAACGTTCCTATATACCCTTCTATATGCCTACACTACTCAACGAAAGCGGCAAATTTAATGCCTTCATGCTGGCCATTCAAAAAACTACTGGACTTCAGGAGATCTATCATCTTGATGCTCTACAAACCTTTAGGCAACAACACAATGAATCAATAGATACTATTTCATCTATTGCCACTTCTGTGACATTGGATTCAATGGCAACAACCACTGAATGA